The nucleotide sequence CATATGAGGATGTTGAAGTTGAGATAACTTATGTTGGCTCACCAAAATACAGAATAGAGGTTATTGCTCCAGATTATAAGAGTGGGGAAGAGGTTTTAAAGAAAGTTGCTGAGAAAGCAGTTGAATACATAGAAAAATACGGTGGAGAGGGGAAATTCTATAGAGAAAATTAATCAAAATGTGAGATAATGAGAATAAGAAAATGCTTAAAATGTGGAAGATATACTTTAAAAGAATTCTGCCCAAATTGTGGAGAAAAAACCATAATCCCAAAACCTCCAAAATTTTCTCCAGAAGATAGATACGGAAAATATAGAAGGATGCTTAAAAAGTCCTTAAAGAACAAAAATTAATTTTTTGGGATAAGATGCAGTTGAGATTATCCTCAGGAAAAATAATAGATGAAAAAGTCCATAATATTGGTATTATTGCACTTGGGTCTTTTTTGGAGAACCATGGTTCTGCATTACCAATAGATACAGATGCAAAGATTGCCTCATATATTGCTTTAAAAGTATCTATTTTAACAGGGGGGAAGTTTTTAGGGGTAGTTATTCCTTCAACAGAATATGATTATGTTAAACATGGAATCCATAATAAACCAGAGGAAGTTGTTGATTTTATAAAATTTTTGATAAAAGAAGGAAAAAAGATTGGCATAAAGAAGTTTTTGATTGTTAATTGCCATGGAGGGAATGTTTTAATTGAAAGATTTTTGAATGATTTGGAAAAGGAATTTAATGTTGAGATAAAAATGAAGAACATAACCTTTACCCATGCAGCAACTGAGGAGGTTTCTGTTGGTTATGTTGTTGGAATAGTTGATGAAAATAAAATGGATGAGCATAACTTTATCAAATATCGTGAAATTGGGATGGTTGGATTAAAAGAGGCAAGAGAAAATAACAAATTTATAGATGGGGAGGCAAAAGTTGTTGAAAAAGAGGGAGTTAGAATAGATAAAGAACTTGGGAAAAGAATTTTAAATAATGTTACCAAAGAATGCGTTGAAATTGTTAAATTGTGGATTAATAGATGATTCAATAGCAAAACATTTATATGGATGAGGTTTATAATCTTTGCAATACAAAATTGGGAGAAAGATAACATGTGGGAGAATGCTCCATCACACATATGTAGAGGAGGAGATTTGAGAGGTTTGGCATTTTGCTGTCCACCAATAAAACATTGTCCAATACACAATGCACTCACTATTTTAAAGATGACGCCGGAGGAGTTTATAAAAATTAAGCAGGACTTTGCAAATAAAACAAGATTAGGAAAGGGAAAAAATATATGTTTTGGAAGTTTGGTTTGGTGTTGCAAGATAACAAAACCATGCCCATTTAGAGATGGGGAGATGAAGAGAATAAATATGGGTGAAGATGAATACATGGAGTTAAAAAAGCAACTTGCAGAAGAGATAATTAAAAACTCAAAATTCTTTGAAGAAAGTTTGAAGGTATTTGAAAAATACGGCATTCCAAAGGACATTGCTGAAAAATGCATCTTAGAAACAGGGGATTTGAAGAAGGCTTATGAAATGGCCAAAAAAATTATGGATGAGAAATTTTAACATTTAATGCAATATCAAAATCCTCCAAATCAAACACTAAATAATCTTTAAAATTTTCTTTGTTTTTGATTTCTTTTCCTATAATGGAATAATATTTTTCGTAATTATCTAGTCCAACAAGTTCTGATTTTCTTTCCAAATCATTAAATATTTTTTTAACATCTCTGTCTTTCAAATTTCTCCATTTAACTTCAACAAATAATGCCTTTTTCTCTTTTTTATTTATGGCCATTAAATCAATCTCT is from Methanotorris formicicus Mc-S-70 and encodes:
- a CDS encoding methanogenesis marker 9 domain-containing protein, which encodes MWENAPSHICRGGDLRGLAFCCPPIKHCPIHNALTILKMTPEEFIKIKQDFANKTRLGKGKNICFGSLVWCCKITKPCPFRDGEMKRINMGEDEYMELKKQLAEEIIKNSKFFEESLKVFEKYGIPKDIAEKCILETGDLKKAYEMAKKIMDEKF
- a CDS encoding RNA-protein complex protein Nop10; protein product: MRIRKCLKCGRYTLKEFCPNCGEKTIIPKPPKFSPEDRYGKYRRMLKKSLKNKN
- the arfB gene encoding 2-amino-5-formylamino-6-ribosylaminopyrimidin-4(3H)-one 5'-monophosphate deformylase, yielding MQLRLSSGKIIDEKVHNIGIIALGSFLENHGSALPIDTDAKIASYIALKVSILTGGKFLGVVIPSTEYDYVKHGIHNKPEEVVDFIKFLIKEGKKIGIKKFLIVNCHGGNVLIERFLNDLEKEFNVEIKMKNITFTHAATEEVSVGYVVGIVDENKMDEHNFIKYREIGMVGLKEARENNKFIDGEAKVVEKEGVRIDKELGKRILNNVTKECVEIVKLWINR